TATTCGCCTCGATATGACGCGTCAATGTACTTCCTGCACCAACAACGGCATTCGCGCCGATACTGATATTTGGCACCACGACACTCCCGGCACCAATCAATACGTTATCTTCCACCGTGCATCCGCCTGTCACAACACTCCCCGGAGCAAAATGAACAAAATTCCCAACCGAAATATCATGTTCCACAGTAGCACCGCTGTTTACAATAACATGTTTTCCGAGCACCGTATTCGCCTGAACAATCGATCCTGCCATCACCAAGCTACCCTCGCCGATTTCCACTGTTGCTTCGATAAACGCAGTCGGATGAACAATAACCGCAAATTTTTTCCCAGCCAAAGCCAACGTTCGAGCGATTTTTTTCCGAATCTCATTATCACCAATCGCTACAAAAAAGACAATATCGGCATCCATTTGCGTCAAGCTCTGCAATTTTTCGTCCACTGCTGTGTAGAGAATCCCTTCTTGCGCCACGGATTCACGATACTTATCATCCCATACCTCGGTCAGCCGATATGTCCCACTCTCCCGAACGATATTCTGAACCATTTTACTATGCCCGCCGTCGCCAATAATAATGAGTGATGCCACCGACGATGCTTTTTTTCTAAATAAAAATGGTGCCACCTTCCGTATATCCCCCCATTTCATAAACAATACATCACGAAACGGTACTTTATATTTCCGCTTAAACCAAACCAGCATGGTCATGCCACAAAAAGCATACGAAACCACAGAAGCAAACGCAGAACCATAAATATGAAACGATGGAATGAGCGCCACGTTCAAGCCGATATTCAGTAGCACGCTAATGAGCAATGTGATGAAGTAAAAGCGCCATCCACCATTTGCCGAAAACAGCGTCCCAATAATTTTCGTATAGACCATAAAAGGCACCGCCAAAAACATCAATACAACAATCGGATACGCCGCTACAAAATCGGAGCCAAATAATAATCCTAATATCGGTTTTCCAAGAATAATCACCATAATCGCAACGAGAACAACCGCCGTGAAACCTAACCGAATCGAAAATGTCATCCGTTTAATATCATCTTTTCGTGCATTATGATGAAACATGACCTCTTTAAAAATATCCGGAATCATCCACGAATACTCCGCAAGTGCCACACCCGTGCTATACAACCCAATATGATAAAAATCCACAGACATCATTTTCAAAATAATAATATCTGCTTGGTAATTAATCGCGATCAAAAAAGAGGTTAACAACGGCAGAAAGGCCAGCGCTGTCATCTTCTTATATTTCACCGGAACAATCGTGAACTTGAAATCCTTATCCCATAGCGACATTAAAGATAAAACCATCGATACATAACTTTTCAATCCGAAAATAATCAAAATCAGGTACAAATTTTCACTCGTCATAAAAAAAGCGAGGGTAATCAATGCCGTATTGATAAGCGACGAGATAATAATAATCACCGACTGCTGCTTCAAATTTTCCACTAGATTAATCTGCGTCACTTGCAAATTCAACACATTCACACTAATCAGCAATGCGCTTAGACCTACAATCATATCTTTTGTGAAGATCAGAATAAGCATAGAAATAATCAAATACAGGAAAAACTGGAGGAAAGAATAGCTCACAAAAAGGTTTTTCGCACGCTTATCTTGTTTTCTAAAATGCGGATAAATGAGCGAAATACCTAAATTCAGAATCGTCGTCCCGACAATCACAACATTGACGATGAACATATATTCCCCGCGCATCGCAGGTCCAAAGTATCTCGCTACCAGCATCAAACTAATGATGCCATTAAAAACAACGAACCCCTTTTTAACAAAGGTCAGGAAGAATGCATTATTGAACATATTTGAAGCGAAACTCATAGCGCTATTTCCTGCGTGCGAATCACGCGAGCTGGCACGCCACCAATAATCGTATGTGGCTCAAAATTCTTCGTTACTACCGCGTTGGCCCCAACAGTTGTACCTTCTGCCACCGTAACTCCCGCATTAATCACCGCATGACTTGCGAGCCACGAACCTTTTCCAATGACGACACCATCCGGCTTGGAATCCATGGAAACCGCACCATTTTCATACACGTGTTTCGACGTCACAA
The sequence above is drawn from the Listeria weihenstephanensis genome and encodes:
- a CDS encoding NeuD/PglB/VioB family sugar acetyltransferase, whose protein sequence is MFNNAFFLTFVKKGFVVFNGIISLMLVARYFGPAMRGEYMFIVNVVIVGTTILNLGISLIYPHFRKQDKRAKNLFVSYSFLQFFLYLIISMLILIFTKDMIVGLSALLISVNVLNLQVTQINLVENLKQQSVIIIISSLINTALITLAFFMTSENLYLILIIFGLKSYVSMVLSLMSLWDKDFKFTIVPVKYKKMTALAFLPLLTSFLIAINYQADIIILKMMSVDFYHIGLYSTGVALAEYSWMIPDIFKEVMFHHNARKDDIKRMTFSIRLGFTAVVLVAIMVIILGKPILGLLFGSDFVAAYPIVVLMFLAVPFMVYTKIIGTLFSANGGWRFYFITLLISVLLNIGLNVALIPSFHIYGSAFASVVSYAFCGMTMLVWFKRKYKVPFRDVLFMKWGDIRKVAPFLFRKKASSVASLIIIGDGGHSKMVQNIVRESGTYRLTEVWDDKYRESVAQEGILYTAVDEKLQSLTQMDADIVFFVAIGDNEIRKKIARTLALAGKKFAVIVHPTAFIEATVEIGEGSLVMAGSIVQANTVLGKHVIVNSGATVEHDISVGNFVHFAPGSVVTGGCTVEDNVLIGAGSVVVPNISIGANAVVGAGSTLTRHIEANTLEYSRKKTE